One window from the genome of Carcharodon carcharias isolate sCarCar2 chromosome 9, sCarCar2.pri, whole genome shotgun sequence encodes:
- the smim29 gene encoding small integral membrane protein 29 translates to MNNSSTTVPPVDKSNAVAGFVLVPFFLLTLVGFTVAMVMYIRKRRRLDKLRHQLLPVYTYDPAEEMNEAEEELLLDSDEPKVIQAWGTSQQYRRAFFTKSMKA, encoded by the exons ATGAATAACTCTTCAACGACCGTGCCTCCTGTTGACAAAAGCAATGCAGTTGCGGGATTTGTTCTagtgcctttctttcttctgacGTTAGTTGGATTCACAGTTGCTATG GTGATGTATATTCGGAAGAGACGCAG GTTGGACAAGCTGCGACATCAGTTACTGCCTGTTTATACCTATGACCCTGCTGAGGAGATGAATGAAGCTGAGGAAGAGCTTCTCCTGGACAGTGATGAGCCAAAG GTTATACAAGCCTGGGGGACCTCACAACAATATAGGAGGGCATTTTTCACTAAGAGCATGAAGGCTTGA